In Halorubrum sp. PV6, a single window of DNA contains:
- a CDS encoding IS5 family transposase produces the protein MGKHAGEPASGGFARWKHVVLHCLRLEDGHSYRETPNRLKYMAEIRDALGLDPDDLPDYSTIYKSFDRLKMWVWRALLRVSAQQHPQSRHAALDSTFFDRRRASSYVRQRAGRTIQTLKVTTLTDVESLAVLDVHITARWKHDTKTGPQVVRRNADDLQSVAADNGFQDWHTEYEIAAHDIDYLVHYRGSSANATAKNALNRAKGYSQRWMAETSYSTTKRSLDDAVRALGWYRQFREIVLMFAITNIEPLCEPL, from the coding sequence TTGGGAAAGCACGCGGGTGAGCCCGCCAGCGGCGGGTTCGCCCGCTGGAAACACGTTGTGCTACACTGTCTTCGGCTCGAAGACGGCCACAGCTACCGAGAAACGCCGAATCGGCTGAAGTATATGGCCGAGATTCGTGACGCACTCGGCTTAGATCCAGACGATCTCCCAGACTACAGCACGATCTACAAGTCGTTTGATCGGCTGAAAATGTGGGTATGGCGGGCGCTGCTGCGCGTTTCCGCGCAGCAGCACCCGCAGTCCAGACACGCTGCGCTCGACAGCACGTTCTTCGACCGGCGACGTGCCTCCTCGTACGTTCGCCAGCGGGCAGGACGGACGATACAGACGCTGAAAGTGACGACATTGACTGATGTGGAATCACTAGCTGTTCTCGACGTTCACATCACAGCGCGGTGGAAGCATGACACGAAGACCGGACCGCAGGTCGTCCGCCGAAACGCGGACGACCTACAGTCCGTCGCCGCCGACAACGGCTTCCAAGACTGGCACACCGAGTACGAAATCGCCGCACACGACATCGATTACCTCGTTCATTATCGCGGCTCGTCAGCGAACGCAACCGCGAAAAACGCTCTGAACCGGGCAAAGGGCTACTCTCAGCGGTGGATGGCCGAAACATCCTACTCGACAACCAAGCGCTCGCTCGACGATGCCGTGCGAGCGCTTGGCTGGTATCGGCAGTTCCGTGAAATCGTCTTGATGTTCGCCATTACCAACATAGAACCATTGTGTGAGCCGCTGTAA
- a CDS encoding sugar-specific transcriptional regulator TrmB, giving the protein MPDTASTDGPPSFDDPFSGDNVEQRIYGTILQTREASTASTIAERVECDPKTARKYLSWFTDLGIVTRHNGHPTTYERNDAYFEWRRINQLAADHSVEELQGNVLELTKRISDYEDAYDAATPAAVDAVAMAEASDERTIDVVYSDLADWATAREERERYERARQQRASADGGQVSG; this is encoded by the coding sequence ATTCCTGACACAGCGTCCACCGATGGCCCCCCTTCGTTCGATGACCCGTTTAGCGGGGATAATGTCGAACAGCGTATCTATGGGACTATCCTCCAGACCCGAGAAGCATCAACGGCGAGTACTATTGCCGAGCGGGTAGAGTGTGACCCGAAGACTGCTCGAAAGTACCTCAGCTGGTTCACGGATCTCGGCATCGTCACACGTCATAACGGTCATCCAACCACCTATGAACGCAATGACGCATACTTTGAGTGGCGACGCATCAACCAGCTCGCTGCAGACCACTCCGTCGAAGAGTTACAGGGAAATGTTCTCGAGTTGACTAAACGAATTTCCGACTACGAGGACGCGTACGACGCTGCAACACCGGCTGCGGTTGATGCCGTGGCTATGGCGGAGGCGAGTGACGAACGAACGATCGACGTCGTGTACAGTGACCTCGCCGACTGGGCAACCGCACGGGAGGAACGTGAGCGCTACGAACGCGCTCGCCAACAACGTGCCAGCGCCGACGGCGGACAAGTCTCCGGGTAG